One genomic segment of Desulfocapsa sulfexigens DSM 10523 includes these proteins:
- a CDS encoding roadblock/LC7 domain-containing protein, whose amino-acid sequence MNYGIVSQEQLEQIDTILASKLIKLGVDCVIIIDMAGNIITAKDNGESKYDVYSFAALAAGNFATVDAMAKLVGEAEFSLLFHKGQESNIHFSKIDDELLLISMFGKDISLGFLRLNVVEAIEQIRKVWEGGNG is encoded by the coding sequence ATGAATTATGGAATAGTCAGTCAAGAGCAGCTGGAGCAGATTGATACAATTCTGGCCAGCAAGCTCATTAAACTTGGTGTCGATTGTGTCATCATTATAGATATGGCAGGCAATATAATCACTGCCAAAGATAACGGTGAGAGTAAATATGATGTGTATTCCTTTGCTGCTCTGGCCGCAGGAAATTTTGCAACAGTAGATGCTATGGCCAAATTGGTTGGTGAGGCGGAGTTTTCCCTGCTTTTCCATAAAGGTCAGGAATCGAATATCCATTTCAGTAAGATTGATGATGAGTTGTTACTTATATCTATGTTTGGAAAGGACATATCTCTCGGTTTTCTAAGACTAAACGTGGTTGAAGCTATCGAACAGATCCGTAAAGTTTGGGAAGGTGGCAACGGCTGA
- a CDS encoding GTP-binding protein, producing the protein MSFINLKDKVVQVKIVYYGPGRCGKTTNLEYVNRKFRDQIQSEMVSLKTHGDRTLFFDFLPFDMGQIKGYDIKIQLYTVPGQVKYNATRKLVLKGVDGVVFVADAMEKQREKNIRSLNQLHENLQAYKESIFKIPLVIQYNKVDLKDHGVPILPTAVLRKDLNSRLKVPDFEASAITGYNVAATLKKIISSTVVSIQKKLL; encoded by the coding sequence TTGAGTTTTATTAATTTAAAAGACAAAGTAGTTCAGGTTAAAATTGTTTATTATGGCCCTGGCAGGTGTGGTAAGACAACAAACTTGGAATATGTGAATCGTAAATTTCGTGACCAGATTCAATCAGAAATGGTTAGTCTGAAAACACACGGGGATCGAACGTTATTCTTTGACTTTCTACCCTTTGATATGGGCCAGATTAAGGGATATGACATTAAAATTCAGCTCTATACTGTACCTGGACAGGTGAAATATAATGCTACTCGAAAACTTGTTTTAAAAGGGGTAGATGGCGTTGTTTTTGTTGCTGACGCCATGGAGAAACAGCGCGAAAAAAATATCCGTTCACTGAACCAGTTACACGAAAATCTCCAGGCATATAAAGAATCAATCTTTAAGATTCCTCTGGTTATCCAATACAACAAGGTCGACTTGAAAGATCATGGAGTCCCGATATTGCCCACGGCAGTTCTGCGAAAAGATCTGAACAGTCGGCTGAAAGTACCGGATTTTGAAGCAAGTGCTATTACGGGATATAATGTTGCGGCAACCTTGAAAAAGATTATTTCATCAACGGTTGTTTCTATACAGAAAAAATTACTATAG